A genomic window from Lotus japonicus ecotype B-129 chromosome 1, LjGifu_v1.2 includes:
- the LOC130745904 gene encoding receptor-like protein EIX1 — MAPANFTIQLTHSSLSVSKHIFSEGFEGITMFYCRFSLFCVVGLLCICFFAGSSHSKQGVETERQALLRLKAGFLHGREILSSWKGEDCCKWHGISCDNLTDHVTILDLQPLNYSGALRGKLDSSICELQHLTSLNLTENLLEGKIPKCIGSLGQLIELQLGDNEFVGVIPPTLANLSHLQTLQLGLNVYLNANDLEWVSHLSNLRFLNLETVNLSQAVDWLSSITNIPSLLELYLNDCGLPQVNPKSIPHMNFSTSLKKLFLSNNHLNTLTLSLVPNASKVLTHLYLRGNELEGSLPESFQSLCQLKELHLSDNNLSGQLNDSIQHLRCAQNNLELLTLDHNPFGSGSLPDFSWLSSLRTLSLQNTSIIGPFPQLSGHLPYLENLDLSHNQLNSVENINETHMSNLLTLYLKDNELSGSQPLFELLLENSQVSWDCIFFQIS, encoded by the exons ATGGCCCCGGCTAACTTCACCATTCAGCTCACACATTCTTCACTTTCAGTATCCAAACACATATTTTCCGAGGGATTTGAGGGTATCACCATGTTCTACTGCAGGTTCAGTCTTTTTTGTGTTGTAGGCCTTCTATGCATCTGTTTCTTTGCTGGAAGTTCTCATTCAAAGCAAGGAGTGGAGACAGAAAGGCAAGCTCTTCTCAGGTTAAAAGCTGGTTTCCTTCATGGAAGGGAAATTCTTTCCTCATGGAAAGGTGAAGATTGTTGCAAATGGCATGGAATTTCATGTGATAACTTAACTGATCATGTAACCATATTGGATCTCCAACCTTTAAATTATTCAGGAGCATTGCGAGGTAAGTTAGATTCTTCAATATGTGAACTGCAACATCTGACTTCCTTAAATCTCACTGAAAATTTATTAGAAGGAAAGATTCCAAAATGCATTGGTTCACTTGGTCAGTTGATAGAGTTGCAACTTGGAGATAATGAATTTGTTGGTGTCATTCCTCCCACTCTGGCGAACCTTTCCCATTTGCAAACTCTCCAACTTGGACTCAATGTTTATTTGAATGCAAATGACCTTGAATGGGTTTCTCACCTTTCTAATTTAAGATTCCTTAATCTAGAAACTGTGAATCTTAGTCAAGCTGTTGATTGGTTATCATCAATAACCAACATCCCTTCTCTATTAGAGCTTTATTTAAATGATTGTGGGCTCCCTCAGGTCAATCCTAAATCTATCCCCCACATGAATTTCTCAACTTCTCTCAAGAAGCTCTTTCTTTCAAATAACCATTTAAACACTTTGACTCTGTCATTGGTGCCTAATGCTAGCAAAGTCCTCACACATCTTTATCTCAGGGGAAATGAACTTGAGGGTAGCTTACCAGAATCCTTTCAGAGTTTGTGTCAACTTAAGGAGTTACATCTAAGTGACAACAACTTGTCCGGTCAACTCAATGATAGCATACAACATTTACGTTGTGCCCAAAATAACTTAGAGTTGTTGACACTTGACCATAACCCATTTGGTAGTGGGTCACTCCCTGATTTTTCATGGCTTTCATCCCTGAGGACATTATCTCTTCAAAATACCAGTATCATTGGGCCATTTCCACAGTTATCTGGCCACTTGCCTTATCTTGAGAATTTGGATCTTTCCCATAATCAATTGAATAGTGTGGAAAACATTAATGAAACACATATGTCAAACCTCTTAACTCTATATCTCAAAGATAATGAGTTAAGCGGATCACAACCATTATTTGAG TTGCTATTGGAAAACTCTCAAGTCTCATGGGATTGTATCTTTTTTCAAATAAGTTGA